The following are encoded together in the Salvia hispanica cultivar TCC Black 2014 chromosome 6, UniMelb_Shisp_WGS_1.0, whole genome shotgun sequence genome:
- the LOC125192111 gene encoding cytochrome P450 98A2-like, which yields MALLVLVLVLILILANKLFSCLRYKLPPGPRPRPIVGNLPDIKPVLVRCFTEWSEKYGPIFSVYLGSHLKVVVNTAALAKEVLKDNDLQLANRNRTRQINKFSKNGMDLIWADYGPHYVKVRKLCTLELFSAKRLEGLRPIREDEVTAMVESIFKDCSKPENKGKEVVVREYLSTMAFLHITRLTFGKRFIDSNGVIDEQGQELKNILDSSLKSGTKKSVIAEFLPAWFSIFFKNENAALDAHNARTDSFTKKIMAEHTLARRNTGSSKNHFVDALLTLQEEYQLSEDTVIGLLWDMISAGLDTVAITVEWALAELVRNPRVQHKAQEELDRVIGQGRVMTEGDISNLPYLQCVTKECYRMHPPTPLMLPHKASTDVKIGGYDVPKGSTVNVNVWAIARDPAVWKDPLQFRPERFQEEDVDVKGTDYRLLPFGSGRRICPGAQLGITLVTSLLGHMLHHFTWILPHGVDDIDTMEQPGTVTYMGKPLEAIPNPRLPVELYKRLDVGNI from the exons ATGGCGCTTctcgtcctcgtcctcgtcctcatcctcatcctcgCGAACAAGCTCTTTAGCTGCCTCCGCTACAAGCTGCCGCCAGGGCCGCGGCCACGGCCCATCGTGGGCAACCTGCCAGACATAAAGCCGGTGCTGGTGCGGTGCTTCACAGAGTGGTCGGAGAAATACGGCCCCATCTTCTCCGTGTACCTCGGGTCCCACCTCAAGGTGGTGGTCAACACGGCGGCGCTGGCGAAGGAGGTGCTCAAGGACAACGATCTGCAGCTCGCGAACCGCAACCGCACAAGGCAGATCAACAAGTTCAGCAAGAATGGCATGGATTTGATTTGGGCCGACTATGGCCCTCACTATGTCAAGGTGAGGAAGCTCTGCACTCTCGAGCTCTTCTCGGCAAAGCGCCTCGAGGGACTCCGCCCTATTCGAGAAGACGAGGTCACCGCCATGGTCGAGTCCATTTTCAAGGACTGCTCCAAGCCTG AAAACAAGGGAAAAGAAGTGGTGGTGCGTGAGTACTTGAGCACGATGGCATTCTTGCACATAACAAGGCTAACATTCGGGAAGCGATTCATAGACAGTAATGGCGTGATTGATGAACAGGGCCAAGAATTGAAGAACATACTCGACAGCTCACTCAAATCCGGCACCAAGAAATCCGTAATTGCGGAGTTTCTCCCGGCGTGGTTCAGCATCTTCTTCAAGAACGAGAACGCTGCCCTGGACGCACACAACGCTCGTACCGATAGCTTCACGAAGAAGATCATGGCAGAGCACACCCTCGCTCGCCGGAACACCGGCAGCAGCAAGAACCATTTCGTAGACGCTTTGCTCACACTCCAAGAGGAGTACCAACTGAGTGAAGACACTGTCATTGGCCTCCTTTGG GATATGATCTCCGCGGGTTTAGACACAGTTGCCATAACGGTGGAGTGGGCCCTGGCGGAGCTGGTGAGGAACCCTCGGGTGCAACACAAGGCACAAGAAGAGCTGGATCGCGTGATAGGACAAGGCCGTGTCATGACGGAGGGCGACATCTCGAACCTCCCTTACTTGCAGTGTGTGACTAAGGAGTGCTACAGGATGCACCCTCCCACGCCCCTGATGCTCCCCCACAAGGCGAGCACGGATGTCAAGATCGGGGGCTACGATGTCCCAAAAGGCTCCACCGTGAACGTGAACGTGTGGGCCATTGCTCGGGATCCGGCCGTGTGGAAAGACCCTCTTCAGTTCAGGCCGGAGCGGTTTCAAGAGGAGGATGTTGATGTGAAGGGCACCGACTACCGGCTACTACCCTTTGGGTCCGGGAGACGGATTTGCCCCGGGGCACAACTTGGTATAACCCTGGTGACTTCGTTGCTGGGACACATGTTGCACCACTTCACGTGGATTCTTCCTCATGGGGTCGATGACATTGACACGATGGAGCAACCTGGAACGGTTACTTATATGGGGAAGCCTCTCGAGGCTATTCCTAACCCGAGACTTCCAGTCGAGCTTTACAAGCGCCTAGATGTGGGAAATATATGA